The Gracilibacillus caseinilyticus genome segment GCAGATGTTGGTATTGCTATCGGAAGTGGAACAGATGTAGCGGTAGAAACAGCTGATATAGTGCTTGTGAAAAGCAATCCGAAAGACATTGTTTCGATTGTAAGTCTATCTAAAAACACATATAAGAAAATGGTGCAAAACCTTTGGTGGGCTGCAGGTTATAATATCTTCGCTATTCCTTTGGCGGCTGGGGTTCTAGCTCCAATAGGTATTGTGTTAAGTCCAGCAGTTGGTGCAGTGTTAATGAGCTTAAGTACGGTGGTAGTGGCTATTAACGCTAAGTTATTAAAAGCTGATTAAAATATAGCAGGCAACGCTATTTTTTCTCATTTTTATAACGGTAGAGGTAAAGACCATACGTTTGTTTACCAACAAGCACGCCCTCAGAAAATCATACATGACGTACGCTGTGCCTTATAGTATTTGGTTAGGATAATCCCTCTGATTTTTTACATGGATTATCCTTTTGCTTTGACAGCTGTCGGATCGATAATTGGCATAAGCCGAGGCATCTTAGAAAAAACAACATATAATGATTATATATTTCATTGATGATAGGGATGCCTGGTGAAAATATCGAAACAAAATAGCCATTTATTTCTGAGTTCAACCATCCCTTATGTAGTAAGTACCTAGCATTCATGCCTCACGTTGCTAGAGGATCATGATAAAGGACAAACCACTATGCATGGCCATGGATTGAAGATCATCCGAAGGGAGAGTGTTACACATGTCTGAGAACTATCACAATCAAGATATCGTGTCAAATAAACCAGTAAATGAGGGCAATCATGAAGATGCTGATATAATCCAATCAATTCCACTGCAAGAGTTGCTACATCAAGGGTATACTGCATTTAACAACAATAATTATGGGAATGCACAACAATGGTTCGAAAAAGCAATTAAACAGGAGCCTCACAGTGCGGAAGCTCATGCATGGCTTGCTGCTGTTTACGGTCGTCAAATTGATGCAGCTTGGAGTTTAACAGACAAAATAGAGCTTTTTTCCAAATTAGAAAAAGAGATCACGCTTGCGCTTGAAATAGACGATACGTTGCCACTTGCGAGAAGAATGAATGGTTCTAAATTGTTGAATTCACCGGATATGCTAGGAGGAGACCCTGCTGAAGCGGTCAAGGAGTTCTGTTATTGCATTGAGCAAGGGATGGATGATATCGAAATATGGGTATCCTTGGCTAAATGTTATGTAAAAACAGCTGAACATGCTAAAGCAAAAGAAGCACTAAACAAAGCCTATGCTTTAGATCCAAAGAATGAAGAAGTCCTCCAATTGTGGCAAGATGCTAATAAAGAGGAGATATAGCAAAGAAACCATAGCCGGAGCAGCTATGGTTTTATTGTTGTTTAGGAAATCATAAAATGTTGGACTGTGGATGATTTGAAATCCTGCATCGAGCGACGTCCAGCTCCGAGCGCCAAAAACTAGGCGACTTCACGAATCGCCCTTATGCCCTTGGGCGAAAGTCATCATCGACATCACTTGCTCACCGTGATTCCTTTATCTCAGTTGATTCGTTCCAGTCGCTACGTTTTTTAACGGCGCTCTGCGCTTTTGTTCTTTATCGCATAATTTTGTACGGTCCTTCACATTTTGTTGTTCATTTCACTTTCCACAGCATCAATCACTCTTCTCTTCAAATTTGATAATAGGCGCTCATGTTCAACATCAGGTTTGTCTTCTAACTCTTCTAATTTTATCTCGAGAAGATGTAGAAGATTAGGATCATTGGATTTATTCTTAAGCGTTAGCCAGCATTTACGGGCATTGCCATTTTGACCGATGCGACTGTATAATTCACCTAATTCATAGATCAACTGAAAGTACCTTCTATTGTCAAGAAACCCTTCACCATCTATTTGTCGTTCTATTAGAAAAGTGTAATCTTCAATTGCCGATTGTGAACGTTGAAAATAATCTTCAGGTAATTGATATCCTGCCTTACCCCGTAATAACCGGATCATTCTATGTTGAGGTTCAGCGCTTACCGCCTTATCCAGAAGCTTTAACCCTGATTTTGACCATTTCAATTTATCTAACGGAATGGTCGCATCTCTAGCCACTAAAATCATGGTGCTTCCATGATATGCATCAAAAGGCGGATTGTCTGGGTAGTTAGATCGAACCTGTTCGAGCAGATGGTGTAAATCTTGAACGGCCTTTTTGTTACCAGCTACAGCCTTTTTGTGTAATGAGCTAATTTGCTCTTGTAAAAGTTTGATATTTCCTTCGTTTGTATTTACCAAATGTGTATCCCTCCCTTTTGTTTTTTTAAATACTCCCATTTCATTGGTGTCTGTAAAGCGTTACTGACTTCGTTGCAAGTTCCCTTCTTCTAAACAAAATGAGAATCAAGAATTTGGATTTGGTATACCTGATGTGCTGGCAATGGGATAAAACGCGATATTCTATAGTGAGAATCGTAGACATAGATGCCGCCATCCAGGCAGCAATTTGAGAATTGGTGAGGAATTCGCAAAACATGCCTCATCCTGCTTTGACCGATAAAGATGGTATTGTCTGTTATGGCAAGCCCGCGTGTAAAACCCGGTAATTGAATCGGTTTGTTCTTACCAGTGGAGACACGAAAAGACATAGAGTCACAATAAGCTAGTTCATTTTGATGCATGGAGATCGAATGCGGCATATATAAATCCTTAACCACGACATGTTCCTCAGGATCGACATGGAGTTGTTGGGTCGGATGAAAATCGGTCAAATCAATGGCTGCAACTGCACCGCTTTTGTGCATTGGATCCATATACCATTTGCCATAGGGAGAAAACATAGAAACATATAAAGTATGATCATCCAACCAAATGTCATTAATGTGATGGACGTCTTTGTCCTCTGCATTAAATCGGATCTCGCCTATTCGTGTCAAAGTTTTGGTATCATAGCACCCGATCGCATTTATCGCTGTCTCTACAACCAGCACAACTTGATCATTGAACTTCACGATATCGTGAAAGTCGAGTTTCGGATATTGTTTTTTTTCGACGACTTGAAACTTCTGATCGAAGGTAATGATTTCATTATCGTCGGATGCGATGAATAATCGATCATTAACGATCGTCATACCAGAGCAACTGCCGGTATATAGTTTCTCGAAAGCATTATTTTTAAAATCTAACAAAAATAGGCCACCTCTATCTGTATCACTTGATGGACAACTGATTAATAGACGTGTATGGATATGTTTAAAATCTGGATCATTCTCCAGTCCATATAACAAGGTGGACCCGCCCCTTCCTTAAAATAAAAGTTTTGTGTTAGTACAATATGTGTGATGCTAGGGAATCGCTTGGATGAAATGCCTCATTTTCATCAAATTATATGATTGTCTAAGTGAAGTGGAACAGTATTATCTATCATTATCTTTCATGTAAATAGGTAGCAATCTATTATTCGTTAACATCCACTTCAGTCCAAGCGAAAAATACTATTATTCATAAATATATGGAGAGCCATCGAATAAATAAGTGTAGTAAACGTATATAAGGAGGTTTCCTATTACATGGATGAGGAGCAAAAAACAAGTTCTAATTCACCAGCTGAAGAGGCAAAACTTATGACTGTTACCAATCAGACAAATGATGAGGAATGGAATCAATTTATACGACAAGAGTTAGAGAAGGTCAACAAAAAGGATGGAAAAGAAAAGTCATCTTCGTTGATAAGTAAGGAAGAAATACTTGGTGCGGTTATCGAGAGGATACCTATAGAAGATATGGTCAACTCATCAGTGAAAATGATAAAGGAAAAAGTAGAAACAGAAATAAAAAGAAGAAAGAAAAAGAAACAAACGTCAGAACAAACACAAAAGCAAAGCAAGGGTGAAAATAATCAATCAGCTGAAGAAATAACAAAAGAACAAGGTGAGGATAAATATAATCAATTAGCAGAAGAAACAATAAAAGTCCAAAATAATAATAAAAATAATCAGCTAGCCGAAAAAACGAAAAAGAGCCGAAATAGTAAGTATTTAGACAGGAAAAAACAGCGCCGAAAAGAATTATATAAAT includes the following:
- a CDS encoding DUF4915 domain-containing protein; protein product: MLDFKNNAFEKLYTGSCSGMTIVNDRLFIASDDNEIITFDQKFQVVEKKQYPKLDFHDIVKFNDQVVLVVETAINAIGCYDTKTLTRIGEIRFNAEDKDVHHINDIWLDDHTLYVSMFSPYGKWYMDPMHKSGAVAAIDLTDFHPTQQLHVDPEEHVVVKDLYMPHSISMHQNELAYCDSMSFRVSTGKNKPIQLPGFTRGLAITDNTIFIGQSRMRHVLRIPHQFSNCCLDGGIYVYDSHYRISRFIPLPAHQVYQIQILDSHFV
- a CDS encoding tetratricopeptide repeat protein, with the translated sequence MSENYHNQDIVSNKPVNEGNHEDADIIQSIPLQELLHQGYTAFNNNNYGNAQQWFEKAIKQEPHSAEAHAWLAAVYGRQIDAAWSLTDKIELFSKLEKEITLALEIDDTLPLARRMNGSKLLNSPDMLGGDPAEAVKEFCYCIEQGMDDIEIWVSLAKCYVKTAEHAKAKEALNKAYALDPKNEEVLQLWQDANKEEI